In a genomic window of Pseudomonas mohnii:
- a CDS encoding L,D-transpeptidase family protein, whose product MLPRFPAVTRCLTLAALCVAGPVAALELPLPPPGEDIVGQVQVIKAKYEDTFADLGTTYDLGYTEMVAANPGVDAWLPGAGTEVILPTRFILPPGPREGIVINLAEYRLYYYPKGKNVVYTFPLGIGREGWGSPIAHTTITAKTPNPTWTPPASIKAEHAADGDPLPNVVPAGPDNPLGPFKFSLGTPGYLIHGSNKKFGIGMRTSHGCFRMFNNNVLEMASMVPVGTSVRIINDPYKFGVSGGKVYLEAHTPLDDNGNPSVVDKHTAVINAMLKREDITNNLRMNWDVVRDVVAAEDGLPVEIAVPSTSAPMVTSAPLDPMQ is encoded by the coding sequence ATGTTGCCGCGCTTTCCTGCCGTCACCCGCTGCCTGACACTTGCCGCCCTCTGTGTGGCGGGTCCTGTTGCAGCATTGGAGCTGCCACTACCACCGCCCGGTGAAGATATCGTCGGCCAGGTGCAAGTCATCAAGGCCAAGTACGAAGACACCTTCGCCGACCTTGGTACCACCTACGACCTGGGCTACACGGAAATGGTCGCGGCCAACCCGGGCGTCGACGCCTGGCTGCCGGGTGCCGGTACCGAAGTCATCCTGCCGACCCGTTTCATCCTGCCGCCGGGTCCGCGTGAAGGCATTGTGATCAACCTGGCCGAATACCGCCTCTACTACTACCCGAAAGGCAAGAATGTGGTGTACACCTTCCCGCTGGGTATCGGGCGTGAGGGCTGGGGCTCACCCATCGCCCACACCACCATCACCGCGAAAACGCCTAACCCGACCTGGACGCCTCCAGCGTCGATCAAGGCAGAGCACGCCGCCGACGGTGATCCGTTGCCGAACGTGGTGCCGGCGGGCCCGGATAACCCGCTGGGGCCGTTCAAATTCAGCCTGGGCACTCCGGGCTACCTGATTCACGGCTCGAACAAGAAGTTCGGCATCGGCATGCGCACCAGCCACGGCTGCTTCCGCATGTTCAACAACAACGTGCTGGAAATGGCGAGCATGGTGCCGGTCGGTACGTCGGTGCGGATTATCAATGACCCGTACAAGTTCGGCGTCAGTGGCGGCAAGGTGTATCTCGAAGCGCACACCCCGCTGGATGACAATGGCAACCCTTCGGTGGTCGACAAGCACACGGCGGTCATCAACGCGATGCTCAAGCGTGAAGACATTACCAACAATCTGCGCATGAACTGGGATGTGGTGCGTGACGTCGTTGCCGCTGAAGACGGCCTGCCGGTGGAAATCGCCGTGCCGAGCACTTCCGCGCCGATGGTCACAAGCGCTCCGCTCGACCCGATGCAGTAA
- the oprI gene encoding outer membrane lipoprotei OprI has protein sequence MNNVLKFSALALAAVLATGCSSASKETEARLTATEDAAARSQARADEAYRKADEALAAAQKAQQTADEANERALRMLDKASRK, from the coding sequence ATGAACAACGTTCTGAAATTCTCTGCTCTGGCCTTGGCCGCAGTTCTGGCTACCGGTTGCAGCAGCGCATCGAAAGAAACCGAAGCACGTCTGACTGCTACTGAAGACGCAGCAGCTCGCTCCCAAGCTCGTGCAGACGAAGCTTACCGTAAAGCTGATGAAGCTCTGGCTGCTGCTCAAAAAGCACAACAGACTGCTGACGAAGCTAACGAGCGTGCTCTGCGCATGCTGGACAAAGCTAGCCGCAAGTAA
- a CDS encoding GNAT family N-acetyltransferase, translating into MSEALSIHHDQAGHQFETNVDGHRAYLTYMDLGKQTLDIYRTFVPNALRGRGIAAALTEQALQYAEEMGYTVIPSCSYVERYMERHQRHAAKLSQ; encoded by the coding sequence ATGAGCGAGGCGTTGTCCATCCACCATGACCAGGCTGGTCATCAGTTCGAGACCAATGTGGACGGTCATCGTGCCTACCTGACCTATATGGATCTGGGGAAACAGACCCTGGATATCTATCGCACCTTTGTGCCCAACGCATTGCGTGGTCGTGGCATTGCGGCGGCGCTGACCGAACAGGCGCTGCAGTACGCCGAGGAAATGGGCTACACCGTCATTCCATCGTGCTCCTACGTCGAGCGCTACATGGAGCGTCACCAGCGGCATGCCGCCAAGCTGAGCCAGTAA
- a CDS encoding 3-deoxy-7-phosphoheptulonate synthase, which yields MADLPINDLNVASNETLITPDQLKRDIPLSDAALRTVTKGREVIRNILDGTDHRLFVVIGPCSIHDIKAAHEYAERLKALAAEVSDTLYLVMRVYFEKPRTTVGWKGLINDPYLDDSFKIQDGLHIGRQLLLDLAEMGLPTATEALDPISPQYLQDLISWSAIGARTTESQTHREMASGLSSAVGFKNGTDGGLTVAINALQSVSSPHRFLGINQEGGVSIVTTKGNAYGHVVLRGGNGKPNYDSVSVALCEQALDKAKIKPNIMVDCSHANSNKDPALQPLVMENVANQILEGNKSIIGLMVESHLNWGCQAIPKDLADLKYGVSITDACIDWSATETTLRSMHAKLKDVLPKRDRS from the coding sequence ATGGCTGATTTACCGATCAACGACCTAAACGTCGCCTCCAACGAGACTCTGATCACCCCCGATCAGCTCAAGCGCGATATCCCCCTGAGCGACGCCGCCCTGCGCACCGTCACCAAGGGCCGCGAAGTCATTCGCAATATTCTTGATGGCACCGACCATCGCCTGTTCGTGGTCATCGGGCCTTGCTCGATCCACGACATCAAGGCAGCGCACGAATACGCCGAGCGCCTCAAGGCACTTGCCGCGGAAGTGTCCGATACCCTGTATCTGGTCATGCGCGTGTACTTCGAGAAGCCACGCACCACCGTCGGCTGGAAAGGCCTGATCAACGACCCGTACCTGGATGACTCGTTCAAGATCCAGGACGGTCTGCACATTGGTCGCCAACTGCTGCTGGACCTGGCCGAAATGGGCCTGCCTACCGCCACCGAAGCCCTCGACCCGATCTCCCCGCAATACTTGCAGGACCTGATCAGTTGGTCGGCCATCGGCGCGCGCACCACAGAATCCCAGACTCACCGCGAAATGGCCTCCGGCTTGTCCTCGGCCGTCGGCTTCAAGAACGGCACCGATGGCGGCCTGACCGTGGCGATCAACGCCTTGCAATCGGTTTCCAGCCCGCACCGTTTCCTGGGTATCAACCAGGAAGGTGGCGTGTCGATCGTGACCACCAAGGGCAACGCCTACGGTCACGTGGTTCTGCGCGGTGGCAACGGCAAGCCGAACTACGATTCGGTCAGCGTCGCCCTCTGCGAGCAGGCGCTGGACAAAGCGAAGATCAAGCCGAACATCATGGTCGATTGCAGCCACGCCAACTCCAACAAGGACCCGGCCCTGCAGCCGCTGGTGATGGAAAACGTCGCCAACCAGATCCTCGAAGGTAACAAGTCGATCATTGGCCTGATGGTCGAAAGCCATCTGAACTGGGGTTGCCAGGCCATTCCGAAAGACCTCGCCGACCTGAAATATGGCGTGTCGATCACCGATGCCTGCATCGACTGGTCGGCCACCGAAACGACCTTGCGCAGCATGCACGCCAAGCTCAAGGATGTGCTGCCTAAACGCGATCGCTCCTGA
- a CDS encoding PilZ domain-containing protein encodes MGRFIPHPDEVPVELTLLTPECISRQQLHTTSLGGMACNYHRAWRHGTALEVRMPTLNPDMRIPGYVAWCLRRKHGYLVGIAFVDEQTLFSARMGEQVCQIERFCRQHDAHSDLQEVQALALEWVQEHADEFSDDTVHRAFAQSMLD; translated from the coding sequence ATGGGACGATTCATTCCTCATCCTGATGAAGTGCCCGTCGAATTAACGTTGCTGACACCTGAGTGTATTTCACGGCAACAATTGCACACTACCAGCCTCGGGGGCATGGCTTGCAATTATCATCGCGCCTGGCGCCATGGTACGGCGCTGGAAGTGCGCATGCCGACCCTGAACCCCGACATGCGAATTCCAGGCTACGTGGCCTGGTGCCTGCGACGCAAACATGGCTATCTGGTGGGTATTGCCTTCGTGGACGAGCAGACGTTGTTCAGCGCCCGGATGGGCGAGCAGGTATGCCAGATCGAGCGCTTCTGCCGCCAGCATGACGCACACAGCGACCTGCAGGAAGTTCAGGCGCTGGCCCTCGAGTGGGTTCAGGAGCATGCCGACGAGTTCTCCGATGACACGGTTCACAGAGCATTTGCGCAATCAATGCTCGATTAA
- a CDS encoding thioredoxin family protein, translated as MNTDSMCRPSDSVSPSIVVELELTDFDADQRLLTMSGVSLVIFTSVGCSSCRFARERLPSLDLAVDRLCWIDAGNNGGVVERYQVFHLPALFVVRDGEFFGALNSRLTDNELNRAVRKALSRTAEELP; from the coding sequence ATGAACACGGACTCCATGTGTCGGCCATCTGACAGCGTTTCCCCCAGTATAGTGGTCGAATTGGAACTGACCGATTTCGACGCCGACCAACGGCTGCTGACGATGAGCGGTGTATCGCTGGTTATTTTCACCAGCGTGGGCTGTTCCAGTTGTCGTTTTGCCCGTGAGCGATTGCCCTCTCTCGATCTGGCCGTCGATCGGCTGTGCTGGATCGACGCCGGAAACAATGGCGGGGTGGTCGAGCGTTATCAGGTCTTTCATTTGCCGGCGCTGTTTGTCGTGCGCGACGGTGAGTTTTTTGGAGCATTGAATTCGCGCCTGACAGACAACGAGCTCAATCGAGCGGTGCGCAAGGCATTGAGCCGAACAGCAGAGGAGTTGCCATGA
- a CDS encoding putative 2-dehydropantoate 2-reductase: MMGAVAKPTIGIIGTGAIGGFYGVMLARAGFDVHFLLRSEFSAVAERGLHVDSAPYGAMTLSPVQAYSTAEDMPPCDWLLVGTKTTSNADLAPAILQAAAPNAKVLLLQNGLDVEDSLRERLPDSLHVLGGLCYICVHREGPGVITHQALGAVHVGFHSGPAADATARAAIVEEGVGLFRAAGIDSQAMANLHQARWQKLVWNVPYNGLSVLLGASTTPLMADADSRELIRALMAEVVLGATACGHDIPAGYAEHLFMVTERMPDYWPSMYHDFLHKRPLELAAIYTRPLAAAKAAGCELPRIEALYRSLSFIDRRNT; the protein is encoded by the coding sequence ATGATGGGGGCGGTTGCCAAGCCGACAATCGGCATTATCGGGACCGGTGCAATCGGCGGGTTCTACGGGGTGATGCTGGCGCGTGCCGGTTTCGATGTGCATTTCCTGCTGCGCAGCGAGTTTTCCGCGGTGGCCGAGCGCGGGCTGCACGTAGACAGTGCGCCCTACGGTGCCATGACGTTGAGTCCGGTGCAGGCCTATTCGACGGCCGAAGACATGCCGCCGTGCGACTGGCTGCTGGTCGGGACGAAAACCACCAGCAATGCGGACCTGGCACCCGCCATTCTTCAAGCCGCGGCACCGAATGCCAAAGTATTGCTGCTGCAAAATGGCCTGGACGTCGAAGACAGCCTGCGTGAACGGCTTCCCGATTCGCTGCATGTACTCGGTGGCCTCTGTTACATCTGCGTTCATCGCGAAGGTCCCGGCGTCATTACCCATCAGGCGCTCGGCGCGGTGCATGTCGGCTTCCACAGCGGTCCTGCGGCCGATGCGACGGCGCGTGCGGCGATTGTCGAGGAAGGTGTCGGACTGTTCCGTGCCGCCGGTATCGATTCCCAGGCGATGGCGAATTTGCATCAGGCGCGCTGGCAAAAACTGGTCTGGAATGTTCCCTATAACGGTTTGTCGGTTTTACTGGGGGCGAGCACTACGCCGTTGATGGCCGATGCCGACAGCCGCGAGTTGATCAGGGCACTGATGGCCGAAGTGGTCCTGGGCGCCACCGCTTGCGGTCACGATATTCCGGCGGGCTATGCCGAACATTTGTTCATGGTCACCGAGAGAATGCCCGATTACTGGCCCAGCATGTATCACGACTTCCTGCACAAGCGCCCGCTGGAGCTGGCGGCCATTTACACCCGTCCACTGGCGGCGGCCAAAGCGGCGGGGTGTGAGCTGCCGCGCATCGAGGCGTTGTATCGCAGTCTGAGTTTTATCGATCGACGCAACACCTGA
- a CDS encoding 5'-nucleotidase: MPKAIDDKLVLAISSRALFDLSESHKVYLSSGVEAYRQYQIEHEDEILEPGDAFPLVQKLLNLNASLGRARVEVILVSRNSADTGLRVFNSIHHYGLAISRAAFVGGRSPYPYLKAFGCDLFLSTHAEDVRNALDAGFAAATILSGGASRAASDELRIAFDGDAVLFSDESERVYQAAGLEAFQASEREAAREPLRGGPFKGFLAALNLLQREFPDDACPIRTALVTARSAPAHERVIRTLREWDIRLDESLFLGGLTKSAFLEAFAADVFFDDQAGHCELAREVVATGHVPHGISNEQKV; encoded by the coding sequence ATGCCAAAGGCAATTGACGACAAGCTGGTGCTGGCGATTTCCTCGCGAGCGTTGTTCGACCTGAGTGAAAGCCACAAGGTCTACCTGTCGAGTGGCGTCGAAGCTTACCGGCAGTATCAGATCGAACATGAGGACGAGATCCTCGAACCCGGCGATGCCTTCCCGCTGGTGCAAAAACTCCTCAATCTCAATGCCAGCCTCGGCCGTGCCCGGGTCGAGGTGATCCTGGTGTCGCGCAACAGTGCCGACACCGGCCTGCGGGTGTTCAACTCGATCCATCACTATGGACTGGCGATTTCCCGCGCAGCGTTTGTCGGTGGTCGTAGTCCCTATCCGTACCTCAAGGCGTTTGGTTGCGATTTGTTTTTGTCGACCCATGCCGAGGACGTGCGCAATGCGCTGGACGCCGGCTTTGCCGCGGCGACCATTCTGTCGGGAGGCGCCAGCCGTGCGGCCAGTGATGAATTGCGCATCGCCTTTGACGGTGATGCGGTGCTGTTTTCCGACGAGTCGGAGCGCGTCTATCAGGCCGCTGGTCTGGAAGCGTTCCAGGCCAGCGAACGCGAGGCGGCCCGCGAGCCGTTGCGCGGTGGGCCGTTCAAAGGCTTCCTCGCCGCCCTCAATCTGTTGCAGCGCGAGTTCCCGGACGATGCCTGTCCTATCCGCACGGCCCTGGTGACGGCGCGGTCGGCGCCGGCCCATGAGCGGGTGATCCGCACCTTGCGCGAATGGGACATTCGCCTGGACGAATCGCTGTTTCTCGGCGGCCTGACCAAATCGGCCTTTCTCGAGGCCTTCGCCGCCGACGTGTTTTTCGACGATCAGGCCGGTCATTGCGAACTGGCCCGCGAAGTCGTCGCCACCGGTCATGTCCCCCATGGCATAAGCAACGAGCAAAAGGTTTAA
- a CDS encoding universal stress protein, whose amino-acid sequence MIHSMLYATDLGLYAPLVMQHALALARTFNADLYVVHAVEPMGLFAESVLQSYLDEQALNEFHSQGLNTVIANIEQRVLDSFREELGGEGAQDLELIRAVRVLQGDPSQVILDQAQKLSVDLLILGSHSHGAGAETPLGRTAARVLQLSRVPVYLVPLVERRRQGDR is encoded by the coding sequence ATGATTCATTCGATGCTGTATGCCACTGACCTCGGCCTGTACGCACCGCTAGTGATGCAGCATGCCTTGGCATTGGCACGGACCTTCAATGCCGATCTCTACGTGGTGCACGCGGTTGAACCCATGGGGCTGTTCGCTGAGTCGGTGCTTCAGAGTTACCTTGATGAGCAAGCGTTGAACGAATTTCACAGTCAGGGCCTGAACACGGTCATTGCCAATATCGAGCAGCGGGTGCTCGACAGTTTTCGTGAAGAATTGGGGGGGGAGGGCGCACAGGATCTGGAGCTGATTCGTGCTGTGCGGGTGCTGCAGGGTGATCCGTCGCAGGTGATTCTCGACCAGGCGCAGAAACTCTCGGTGGATTTGTTGATCCTGGGTAGCCACAGCCATGGGGCTGGCGCGGAAACGCCGCTGGGTCGGACCGCGGCGCGCGTCCTGCAACTGTCCCGCGTACCGGTCTATCTGGTGCCGCTGGTGGAGCGCCGTCGCCAAGGGGATCGCTAG